From the Notolabrus celidotus isolate fNotCel1 chromosome 12, fNotCel1.pri, whole genome shotgun sequence genome, one window contains:
- the zbtb32 gene encoding zinc finger and BTB domain-containing protein 16-A: MIRINNTQYFHFLEQADALRRSGSLCDAVISVKSQTFQAHRLVLACASRRLAQLLARGDTDSPVHCTLEYFSPHTFQQVLDFTYTQTLEVSEEDLHLLLRAAQLLEMQLLQEQCWEQLDNLPCRDIKEEFSDVKEEESGEDPKPKGSPVGEKKLRKESLLMEEEGRSIITENSSPSDPTEHHNSHRSSIKKPKVSPVSYVRDSVIIRPDPSSSSFSPPWTFPANMWGSVSTLRHIAEYAAHPLQPQNQFTLFPPHLLPLLGSHFQSSVMGYSAFHPGYTQNLRPVSRGVGSIIKQGLLKRKKSNHRVLTGAIQPKQTSYHEEPKSTTERVKTCRHCSTSLNVGPASTASGVCQFCRKAKVLQCEPQSHRQEHRGEKPYQCQICPKKFSLKHQLDTHHRVHTGEKPFECLLCGQRSRDYSAMIKHLRTHGGAAPYRCTVCLEFCSSLVAMQRHVKGHPVQDFPPDWSINNTYLYTSHI; this comes from the exons ATGATCCGAATAAACAACACCCAGTACTTCCACTTCCTGGAGCAGGCAGATGCTCTTCGTCGCTCTGGGTCTCTCTGTGACGCCGTAATCTCAGTAAAGAGTCAAACTTTTCAAGCTCATCGGCTGGTGTTGGCTTGTGCGAGCAGGAGACTTGCGCAGCTTTTAGCCCGTGGAGACACAGACAGCCCAGTTCACTGCACCCTGGAGTACTTCTCACCCCACACCTTCCAGCAGGTTCTTGATTTCACCTACACACAGACTCTAGAGGTTTCTGAAGAGGACCTGCACCTGCTGCTCAGAGCGGCACAGCTACTGGAGATGCAGCTACTGCAGGAGCAGTGCTGGGAGCAGCTGGACAATCTCCCCTGCAGAGATATAAAAGAAGAATTTTCAGatgtcaaagaagaagaaagtggagaGGATCCAAAGCCAAAAGGTAGTCCGGTTGGGGAAAAGAAACTTAGAAAGGAGTCTTTGCTGATGGAAGAGGAAGGCCGCAGCATCATCACAGAAAACAGTTCACCCTCTGATCCTACAGAGCACCACAACAGTCACCGATCCTCAATAAAAAAGCCCAAAGTGTCCCCTGTGTCCTACGTCAGAGACAGTGTCATCATCAGGCCTGACCCTAGCAGCTCATCTTTCTCTCCCCCCTGGACTTTCCCTGCAAACATGTGGGGCTCTGTGAGCACCCTGAGGCACATAGCAGAGTATGCAGCTCACCCTCTTCAGCCCCAAAACCAGTTTACCCTCTTCCCTCCCCACTTGCTCCCCCTACTTGGCTCCCATTTCCAAAGCTCTGTTATGGGCTACTCAGCCTTTCATCCAGGCTACACACAGAACCTGCGCcctgtgtccagaggggtggggAGCATCATCAAGCAAGGCCTGTTAAAACGAAAAAAATCCAACCATAGAGTGCTCACAGGGGCTATTCAACCCAAACAGACAAG TTACCATGAGGAACCAAAATCCACCACTGAGAGGGTTAAAACCTGCCGGCACTGCAGTACAAGTCTCAATGTTGGTCCAGCTTCCACGGCATCAG GAGTGTGTCAGTTCTGCAGAAAGGCTAAAGTGTTGCAGTGTGAACCACAATCCCATCGACaagaacacagaggagaaaaaccGTACCAGTGCCAAATCTGTCCCAAGAAGTTTAGTTTGAAACATCAACTGGACACACACCACCGAGTTCATACCG GAGAGAAACCATTCGAGTGTCTTCTCTGTGGTCAGCGCTCACGGGACTACTCAGCCATGATCAAGCACCTGCGGACTCACGGTGGGGCAGCACCTTATCGGTGTACAGTGTGCCTGGAGTTCTGCAGCAGCCTGGTGGCCATGCAGAGACATGTCAAAGGTCACCCAGTGCAGGACTTTCCCCCGGACTGGAGCATCAACAACACCTACCTGTACACCTCCCACATCTGA
- the aplp1 gene encoding amyloid-like protein 1 isoform X1 produces MGHTAIPILMAVLSYCAWEHVEALAMNEVSGPVVQVAEPQIAMFCGRQLLHMNLQTGQWEPDPQGRQGCFKEPNEILSYCQEVYPALTISHIEESKRPVTIPAWCKKGWGHCQTHSFIVLPYRCLEGEYVSEALLVPDRCRFLHQEQMDACESYVYWHNIAKEECAAENLELHSYGMLLPCEDHFRGVEYVCCPGRGSSNGKGEMEERDPPAGPQTLTAQSSGKFNSITKVTAPTPSPSPDTDVDEADMEEEDDEVVEEEEEDDEEEEVDEEEVEEEEEEEAIAVKDPEEYEYPIDSGPYQTSDYLDSFYYEKSHKPTTSAPLMKGDSLTTPRPTDGVDVYFEKPVDDTEHANFLRAKTDLEERRMKRINEIMKEWAEADNQSKNLPKSERQALNEHFQSVLQTLEEQVAGERQRLVETHLARVEAILNNNRRLALENYLTAVQSDPPQPERVLQALKRYMAAEQKDRRHTLRHYQHIVAVDPQKAEQMKFQVYTHLHVIEERMNQSLALLYKDPTLYEELRDDIQELVKAERGDISELMTTSFSETRTTEELLPAESEEEKDDEEEEERAFQNRPYPPRVDLQTNKKVPAVDEYDYTTSERGPTYEYEEKINTSVELKQVVNKPPEIERDELQPDALETFNRGAMVGLLVVAVAIAMVMVISLLLVRRKPYGTISHGIVEQVDPMLTPEERQLNKMQNHGYENPTYKFFEQMN; encoded by the exons GCTCTGGCCATGAACGAGGTGAGCGGGCCCGTCGTCCAGGTGGCTGAGCCGCAGATCGCCATGTTCTGCGGCCGTCAGCTGTTGCACATGAACCTACAGACGGGCCAGTGGGAACCGGATCCTCAGGGCCGCCAGGGCTGCTTCAAAGAGCCCAATGAAATCCTCTCCTACTGTCAGGAG GTGTACCCAGCGCTTACCATCTCCCACATAGAGGAGTCAAAAAGACCCGTCACCATCCCCGCCTGGTGTAAGAAAGGCTGGGGCCACTGCCAGACACACTCCTTCATAGTGCTGCCCTACCGCTGTCTAG AAGGCGAGTATGTGAGCGAGGCCCTACTGGTGCCCGACCGCTGCCGTTTCCTCCACCAGGAGCAGATGGACGCCTGCGAGAGCTACGTGTACTGGCACAATATTGCTAAGGAG GAATGTGCTGCAGAAAATCTGGAGCTCCACAGCTACGGGATGTTGTTGCCATGTGAAGATCACTTCCGGGGGGTTGAGTACGTGTGCTGCCCAGGCCGAGGAAGCTCTAACGGTAAaggggagatggaggagagagaccCCCCTGCTGGTCCTCAGACCCTCACAGCCCAGTCTAGCGGAAAATTCAACTCAAT caccAAAGTGACGGCTCCCACTCCAAGCCCCTCACCTGACACCGATGTGGACGAAGCCGAtatggaagaggaggatgacgaggtggtggaggaggaagaggaagatgatgaagaagaggaagttgatgaggaggaggtggaagaagaggaggaagaggaagccaTTGCTGTGAAAGATCCAGAGGAGTACGAATACCCCATTGACTCAGGTCCGTACCAGACATCAGACTATCTGGACTCCTTCTACTACGAGAAAAGCCACAAACCTACCACCTCCGCTCCTCTGATGAAGGGCGACAGCT TGACTACACCTCGGCCCACAGATGGCGttgatgtgtattttgaaaAGCCAGTGGACGACACTGAGCATGCCAACTTCCTGCGTGCCAAAACAGACCTGGAGGAGCGCAGAATGAAGAGAATCAATGAG ATCATGAAGGAGTGGGCAGAAGCAGACAATCAATCAAAGAACCTACCAAAGTCAGAGCGACAGGCCCTGAATGAG CACTTCCAGTCTGTGCTGCAAACTCTTGAGGAGCAGGTGGctggagagaggcagaggcTGGTGGAGACTCATCTTGCAAGAGTGGAGGCCATACTCAACAACAACCGCCGCTTGGCCCTGGAGAACTACCTGACTGCTGTACAGTCTGATCCCCCTCAG CCAGAGCGCGTGCTGCAGGCTCTGAAGCGCTACATGGCCGCAGAGCAGAAGGAccgcagacacacactcaggcacTACCAGCATATTGTGGCTGTCGACCCCCAGAAGGCTGAGCAGATGAAAttccag GTGTACACTCATCTGCATGTAATTGAGGAGAGGATGAACCAGAGTCTTGCACTGCTGTACAAGGATCCTACTTTGTATGAGGAGCTGCGTGATGATATCC AGGAGCTTGTCAAGGCAGAAAGAGGAGACATCAGCGAGCTCATGACCACCTCCTTCTCTGAGACCCGCACCACTGAGGAGCTCCTGCCAGccgagagcgaggaggagaaggatgatgaagaggaggaggagagggccTTCCAGAACAGGCCTTATCCTCCCCGCGTTG ACCTCCAGACTAATAAGAAAG TGCCTGCAGTTGATGAATATGATTATACCACATCTGAGAGAGGCCCTACCTATGAATATGAGGAAAAG ATCAACACTTCTGTGGAGCTCAAGCAGGTAGTCAACAAGCCTCCTGAGATTGAGAGGGATGAACTG CAACCTGATGCCTTGGAGACATTTAACCGTGGCGCCATGGTGGGGCTGCTGGTGGTGGCTGTGGCTATTGCCATGGTGATGGTGATCAGTCTGCTTCTGGTGCGCAGGAAGCCATACGGCACTATCAGTCATGGCATCGTAGAG CAGGTCGACCCCATGCTGACACCTGAGGAACGACAGCTCAACAAAATGCAGAACCACGGCTATGAAAACCCCACCTACAAATTCTTTGAACAGATGAACTGA
- the aplp1 gene encoding amyloid-like protein 1 isoform X2 — translation MGHTAIPILMAVLSYCAWEHVEALAMNEVSGPVVQVAEPQIAMFCGRQLLHMNLQTGQWEPDPQGRQGCFKEPNEILSYCQEVYPALTISHIEESKRPVTIPAWCKKGWGHCQTHSFIVLPYRCLEGEYVSEALLVPDRCRFLHQEQMDACESYVYWHNIAKEECAAENLELHSYGMLLPCEDHFRGVEYVCCPGRGSSNGKGEMEERDPPAGPQTLTAQSSGKFNSITKVTAPTPSPSPDTDVDEADMEEEDDEVVEEEEEDDEEEEVDEEEVEEEEEEEAIAVKDPEEYEYPIDSGPYQTSDYLDSFYYEKSHKPTTSAPLMKGDSLTTPRPTDGVDVYFEKPVDDTEHANFLRAKTDLEERRMKRINEIMKEWAEADNQSKNLPKSERQALNEHFQSVLQTLEEQVAGERQRLVETHLARVEAILNNNRRLALENYLTAVQSDPPQPERVLQALKRYMAAEQKDRRHTLRHYQHIVAVDPQKAEQMKFQVYTHLHVIEERMNQSLALLYKDPTLYEELRDDIQELVKAERGDISELMTTSFSETRTTEELLPAESEEEKDDEEEEERAFQNRPYPPRVDLQTNKKVPAVDEYDYTTSERGPTYEYEEKINTSVELKQVVNKPPEIERDELQPDALETFNRGAMVGLLVVAVAIAMVMVISLLLVRRKPYGTISHGIVEVDPMLTPEERQLNKMQNHGYENPTYKFFEQMN, via the exons GCTCTGGCCATGAACGAGGTGAGCGGGCCCGTCGTCCAGGTGGCTGAGCCGCAGATCGCCATGTTCTGCGGCCGTCAGCTGTTGCACATGAACCTACAGACGGGCCAGTGGGAACCGGATCCTCAGGGCCGCCAGGGCTGCTTCAAAGAGCCCAATGAAATCCTCTCCTACTGTCAGGAG GTGTACCCAGCGCTTACCATCTCCCACATAGAGGAGTCAAAAAGACCCGTCACCATCCCCGCCTGGTGTAAGAAAGGCTGGGGCCACTGCCAGACACACTCCTTCATAGTGCTGCCCTACCGCTGTCTAG AAGGCGAGTATGTGAGCGAGGCCCTACTGGTGCCCGACCGCTGCCGTTTCCTCCACCAGGAGCAGATGGACGCCTGCGAGAGCTACGTGTACTGGCACAATATTGCTAAGGAG GAATGTGCTGCAGAAAATCTGGAGCTCCACAGCTACGGGATGTTGTTGCCATGTGAAGATCACTTCCGGGGGGTTGAGTACGTGTGCTGCCCAGGCCGAGGAAGCTCTAACGGTAAaggggagatggaggagagagaccCCCCTGCTGGTCCTCAGACCCTCACAGCCCAGTCTAGCGGAAAATTCAACTCAAT caccAAAGTGACGGCTCCCACTCCAAGCCCCTCACCTGACACCGATGTGGACGAAGCCGAtatggaagaggaggatgacgaggtggtggaggaggaagaggaagatgatgaagaagaggaagttgatgaggaggaggtggaagaagaggaggaagaggaagccaTTGCTGTGAAAGATCCAGAGGAGTACGAATACCCCATTGACTCAGGTCCGTACCAGACATCAGACTATCTGGACTCCTTCTACTACGAGAAAAGCCACAAACCTACCACCTCCGCTCCTCTGATGAAGGGCGACAGCT TGACTACACCTCGGCCCACAGATGGCGttgatgtgtattttgaaaAGCCAGTGGACGACACTGAGCATGCCAACTTCCTGCGTGCCAAAACAGACCTGGAGGAGCGCAGAATGAAGAGAATCAATGAG ATCATGAAGGAGTGGGCAGAAGCAGACAATCAATCAAAGAACCTACCAAAGTCAGAGCGACAGGCCCTGAATGAG CACTTCCAGTCTGTGCTGCAAACTCTTGAGGAGCAGGTGGctggagagaggcagaggcTGGTGGAGACTCATCTTGCAAGAGTGGAGGCCATACTCAACAACAACCGCCGCTTGGCCCTGGAGAACTACCTGACTGCTGTACAGTCTGATCCCCCTCAG CCAGAGCGCGTGCTGCAGGCTCTGAAGCGCTACATGGCCGCAGAGCAGAAGGAccgcagacacacactcaggcacTACCAGCATATTGTGGCTGTCGACCCCCAGAAGGCTGAGCAGATGAAAttccag GTGTACACTCATCTGCATGTAATTGAGGAGAGGATGAACCAGAGTCTTGCACTGCTGTACAAGGATCCTACTTTGTATGAGGAGCTGCGTGATGATATCC AGGAGCTTGTCAAGGCAGAAAGAGGAGACATCAGCGAGCTCATGACCACCTCCTTCTCTGAGACCCGCACCACTGAGGAGCTCCTGCCAGccgagagcgaggaggagaaggatgatgaagaggaggaggagagggccTTCCAGAACAGGCCTTATCCTCCCCGCGTTG ACCTCCAGACTAATAAGAAAG TGCCTGCAGTTGATGAATATGATTATACCACATCTGAGAGAGGCCCTACCTATGAATATGAGGAAAAG ATCAACACTTCTGTGGAGCTCAAGCAGGTAGTCAACAAGCCTCCTGAGATTGAGAGGGATGAACTG CAACCTGATGCCTTGGAGACATTTAACCGTGGCGCCATGGTGGGGCTGCTGGTGGTGGCTGTGGCTATTGCCATGGTGATGGTGATCAGTCTGCTTCTGGTGCGCAGGAAGCCATACGGCACTATCAGTCATGGCATCGTAGAG GTCGACCCCATGCTGACACCTGAGGAACGACAGCTCAACAAAATGCAGAACCACGGCTATGAAAACCCCACCTACAAATTCTTTGAACAGATGAACTGA
- the aplp1 gene encoding amyloid-like protein 1 isoform X3: protein MDLVSALAMNEVSGPVVQVAEPQIAMFCGRQLLHMNLQTGQWEPDPQGRQGCFKEPNEILSYCQEVYPALTISHIEESKRPVTIPAWCKKGWGHCQTHSFIVLPYRCLEGEYVSEALLVPDRCRFLHQEQMDACESYVYWHNIAKEECAAENLELHSYGMLLPCEDHFRGVEYVCCPGRGSSNGKGEMEERDPPAGPQTLTAQSSGKFNSITKVTAPTPSPSPDTDVDEADMEEEDDEVVEEEEEDDEEEEVDEEEVEEEEEEEAIAVKDPEEYEYPIDSGPYQTSDYLDSFYYEKSHKPTTSAPLMKGDSLTTPRPTDGVDVYFEKPVDDTEHANFLRAKTDLEERRMKRINEIMKEWAEADNQSKNLPKSERQALNEHFQSVLQTLEEQVAGERQRLVETHLARVEAILNNNRRLALENYLTAVQSDPPQPERVLQALKRYMAAEQKDRRHTLRHYQHIVAVDPQKAEQMKFQVYTHLHVIEERMNQSLALLYKDPTLYEELRDDIQELVKAERGDISELMTTSFSETRTTEELLPAESEEEKDDEEEEERAFQNRPYPPRVDLQTNKKVPAVDEYDYTTSERGPTYEYEEKINTSVELKQVVNKPPEIERDELQPDALETFNRGAMVGLLVVAVAIAMVMVISLLLVRRKPYGTISHGIVEQVDPMLTPEERQLNKMQNHGYENPTYKFFEQMN from the exons ATGGACTTAGTATCA GCTCTGGCCATGAACGAGGTGAGCGGGCCCGTCGTCCAGGTGGCTGAGCCGCAGATCGCCATGTTCTGCGGCCGTCAGCTGTTGCACATGAACCTACAGACGGGCCAGTGGGAACCGGATCCTCAGGGCCGCCAGGGCTGCTTCAAAGAGCCCAATGAAATCCTCTCCTACTGTCAGGAG GTGTACCCAGCGCTTACCATCTCCCACATAGAGGAGTCAAAAAGACCCGTCACCATCCCCGCCTGGTGTAAGAAAGGCTGGGGCCACTGCCAGACACACTCCTTCATAGTGCTGCCCTACCGCTGTCTAG AAGGCGAGTATGTGAGCGAGGCCCTACTGGTGCCCGACCGCTGCCGTTTCCTCCACCAGGAGCAGATGGACGCCTGCGAGAGCTACGTGTACTGGCACAATATTGCTAAGGAG GAATGTGCTGCAGAAAATCTGGAGCTCCACAGCTACGGGATGTTGTTGCCATGTGAAGATCACTTCCGGGGGGTTGAGTACGTGTGCTGCCCAGGCCGAGGAAGCTCTAACGGTAAaggggagatggaggagagagaccCCCCTGCTGGTCCTCAGACCCTCACAGCCCAGTCTAGCGGAAAATTCAACTCAAT caccAAAGTGACGGCTCCCACTCCAAGCCCCTCACCTGACACCGATGTGGACGAAGCCGAtatggaagaggaggatgacgaggtggtggaggaggaagaggaagatgatgaagaagaggaagttgatgaggaggaggtggaagaagaggaggaagaggaagccaTTGCTGTGAAAGATCCAGAGGAGTACGAATACCCCATTGACTCAGGTCCGTACCAGACATCAGACTATCTGGACTCCTTCTACTACGAGAAAAGCCACAAACCTACCACCTCCGCTCCTCTGATGAAGGGCGACAGCT TGACTACACCTCGGCCCACAGATGGCGttgatgtgtattttgaaaAGCCAGTGGACGACACTGAGCATGCCAACTTCCTGCGTGCCAAAACAGACCTGGAGGAGCGCAGAATGAAGAGAATCAATGAG ATCATGAAGGAGTGGGCAGAAGCAGACAATCAATCAAAGAACCTACCAAAGTCAGAGCGACAGGCCCTGAATGAG CACTTCCAGTCTGTGCTGCAAACTCTTGAGGAGCAGGTGGctggagagaggcagaggcTGGTGGAGACTCATCTTGCAAGAGTGGAGGCCATACTCAACAACAACCGCCGCTTGGCCCTGGAGAACTACCTGACTGCTGTACAGTCTGATCCCCCTCAG CCAGAGCGCGTGCTGCAGGCTCTGAAGCGCTACATGGCCGCAGAGCAGAAGGAccgcagacacacactcaggcacTACCAGCATATTGTGGCTGTCGACCCCCAGAAGGCTGAGCAGATGAAAttccag GTGTACACTCATCTGCATGTAATTGAGGAGAGGATGAACCAGAGTCTTGCACTGCTGTACAAGGATCCTACTTTGTATGAGGAGCTGCGTGATGATATCC AGGAGCTTGTCAAGGCAGAAAGAGGAGACATCAGCGAGCTCATGACCACCTCCTTCTCTGAGACCCGCACCACTGAGGAGCTCCTGCCAGccgagagcgaggaggagaaggatgatgaagaggaggaggagagggccTTCCAGAACAGGCCTTATCCTCCCCGCGTTG ACCTCCAGACTAATAAGAAAG TGCCTGCAGTTGATGAATATGATTATACCACATCTGAGAGAGGCCCTACCTATGAATATGAGGAAAAG ATCAACACTTCTGTGGAGCTCAAGCAGGTAGTCAACAAGCCTCCTGAGATTGAGAGGGATGAACTG CAACCTGATGCCTTGGAGACATTTAACCGTGGCGCCATGGTGGGGCTGCTGGTGGTGGCTGTGGCTATTGCCATGGTGATGGTGATCAGTCTGCTTCTGGTGCGCAGGAAGCCATACGGCACTATCAGTCATGGCATCGTAGAG CAGGTCGACCCCATGCTGACACCTGAGGAACGACAGCTCAACAAAATGCAGAACCACGGCTATGAAAACCCCACCTACAAATTCTTTGAACAGATGAACTGA